In Neofelis nebulosa isolate mNeoNeb1 chromosome 7, mNeoNeb1.pri, whole genome shotgun sequence, the following proteins share a genomic window:
- the LOC131516162 gene encoding small ribosomal subunit protein uS14-like, with translation MGHQQLYQSHLRKEEIWPGFSPCRICSHQYCVIWQYGLSMCRQCFHQFTKDIGYIKLD, from the coding sequence ATGGGTCACCAACAGCTCTACCAGAGCCAtctgaggaaagaggaaatttggCCAGGGTTCTCACCTTGCCGCATCTGCTCACACCAGTACTGTGTGATCTGGCAATATGGCCTCAGTATGTGCCGCCAGTGTTTCCATCAGTTCACAAAGGATATAGGCTACATTAAGTTAGACTAA